The stretch of DNA CTCAGGGAGCAGGAGCGAAGGCGAAAGGAGCAGACGGAGTAGGGGTCACAGCGCCCACGAAGCAATGccaggcggcggtaccgcTGGGCGTCCGATTCAAATTCTTCTGTAACTGTAAAGCCAACTATGTGTATATGTAGTGTAGGTCTATTGTAAGTGTAATAAACATATatcgaatacaaaaaaaaaaaaacaaaaaaacagctCGTcccacagctcctcggctttccgtcgggctgcggcggcggcgtattcgccgggggtcggcagcggaaggcggcttggtgctgctgccagcggcaattcggctgcagagtccttgtcggtcgtcgatgagggaggacggctcgtcgacggcccttcaggtcggcgtcgggcgacgacggctgcgtaacctacGGGTGGCGGCGTGAACGTGCTGGGACAAGCGGTCTTCTGCTATCGTGGCGggttcgtcgagcaggggccggcgtcggtggtggaTAACGGgtcgagtgttgctccggaccggccatctggggaggctcggtggatgacgagcacagctcgtcgcacagctcctcggctttccgtcggactgcggcggcggcgtattcgccgggggtcggcagcggagggcggctaggtgctgccgccggcggcatttcggctgcagagtcctcgtctgtcgtcgataagggaggacggctcgtcgacggcccttcaggtcggcgtcgggcgacgacggctgcgtaacctccgggcggcgaggtgctgctgctggtgacaCTTCGGCTTCAGtacagcgtatctggggccggcccgaagatctcatcggcaactccgcgccgtcctggtccggtgaatccccgaagagttCGTCCATGGAACGGGGCctctcgctgataaagcggcggcgtggacgtgctggaacgagcggtcttctgccatcgtggcggattcgtcgagcaggggccggcgtcggtggtggataacgggccgagtgttgctccggaccggccaactGGGAAGGCTCtttggatgacgagcacagctcgtcgcacatctcctcggctttccgtcgggctgcggcggcggcgtattcgccgggggtcggcagcggaggtcggctaggtgctgccgccggctgcatttcggctgcagagtccttgtcggtcatcgataagggaggacggctcgtcgacggcccttcaggtcggcgtcgggcgacgacggctgcgtatcCTACGGGCAGCGGCGTGAACGTGGTGGgacggtcttctgccatcgtggcggattcgtcgagcaggggccggcgtcggtggtggTTAACGGgtcgagtgttgctccggaccggccaactggggaggctcggtggatgacgagcacagctcgtcgcacagctcctcggctttccgtcgggcagcggcgtattcgccggggacggcagcggagggcggctaggtgctgctgccggtgacacctcggctgcagcgcagcgtatctggggcccggtccaaagatctcctcggcaaactccgcgccgtcctggaccggtgaatccccgaagaggtcgttcatgaaccggggccactcgctgataaagcggcagcgtggacgtgctgggacgagtggtcttctgccatcgtggcggattcgtcgagcaggggccggcgtcggtggttgattccggtctcgtttgCCATCTGCTCGAAGccctctacggctgctcgcagcggggccagtggcggtggctcctggtccgagggcggctgcttctccccgttggcaggcgcttgggtggcctggtatggtagtggacgcggcagtgtagtagccactcgcagcgggaccaatggtggtggcccctggtccCAGGCTAActgtttctcctcgtcagctggcgcttgggcggtctgCGATGGGCGTGGACCTGGCGGTGTGGTTGCCATCcgcagcgggccgaagcggcgatgagcccacaccggggccactcgctaatgaagcggcggtgTGGAcaagcggtcttctgccatagtggcggcttcgtcgagcaggggccggcgtcggtggtcgattacgggccgagtgttgctccggaccggccaactggggaggctcggtggatgacgagcacagctcgtcacacagctcgtcgcacagctcgtcgcacagctcgtcgcacagctcgtcgcagtGTGGGCGGAAGCAGCTAAGGTAAAAAGCTACGTGCGAGGGGTGGAGGCAACCTATAGGCTGTGCGCCGTCAGGATCGCGTGCGCCTTCCGAACCATTTCGGAAGACGCGGCGCTGGTCATCGCCGGACAAGTCCCGTTGACGGAGCTCGTTCGGGAGAGGGCGGATATCTACGCAGATAAGGGAAGCAACCCAGCAGACTAGAGCAGAGACGACGCAAACAGGACGCTGGACGCACACGCTCATCCCCAACCTTACGAGCTGGGTAGAGAGGTCGCATGGGCAGGTAGACTTCTACCTCACCCAGGTGATCAGCGGTCATGGCTGCTTCCGCAGCTACCTTAAGCGATTCGGCCACGAGACGGAGGACTGGTGCCCAGTGTGCGGCTCCGGCGTCGTCGAGGACGCGCGGCACGAGCTGTTCGAGTGCCACCGGTTTGACCACGAGCGTCAGAAGTTGGAGGCGGTAGCAGGGTCCAGTATCTTGCCAGAGACACTGGTGCCGTTGATGTTGGCAGACCAGT from Drosophila kikkawai strain 14028-0561.14 unplaced genomic scaffold, DkikHiC1v2 scaffold_186, whole genome shotgun sequence encodes:
- the LOC138929412 gene encoding uncharacterized protein yields the protein MGVDLAVWLPSAAGRSGDEPTPGPLANEAAIREATQQTRAETTQTGRWTHTLIPNLTSWVERSHGQVDFYLTQVISGHGCFRSYLKRFGHETEDWCPVCGSGVVEDARHELFECHRFDHERQKLEAVAGSSILPETLVPLMLADQCVWEAAATFAADVMKSLREQERRRKEQTE